From Polyodon spathula isolate WHYD16114869_AA chromosome 24, ASM1765450v1, whole genome shotgun sequence, one genomic window encodes:
- the LOC121299224 gene encoding pleckstrin homology domain-containing family O member 2-like produces the protein MEDGVKEDKTQQKAAKFDGKAGWIKKSYGKFLDTYKDRYIQLEKTQLLVYENDEEKTCIETVDLESYDKCHELRSAFKKKNRLILIRAAKPVNKVHDIKFQAPNPEEKEAWIKALCDGINRAKNKVFDQVKVEGCSLEHVTRTRPKMQQSRRPPTRIHMKELATSSSDGILRLDLDIVDNTPNGNPPVPNDRAALSTETADEDSAPPPKKVFKPPVPPSKENKPNPEETKEESEDVETVKLPVPPTKPDSTSKDTVSEHSSPPSPPEKVLKPPMPPSKLKKPSPPATDEEIEDAPAHSSLPEDASESPTPPTKPSSTSEDKPLPSPPSKNLKPVMLSKENKPSPQAGGTEDSAEVPVVAQDGTSEPLSKEIQPIKENPEDVPVAKVGTVEETVQPATPPPKPKDPSPETVKNNSAPPDPPKKKQKPLMPPKVNASVPPETNMVSVDTTPAKEVMKPLASKENITSPPVAKEKIEDTPVSEEVLNPPEPIVDVLLAPKPEGSSVTPSPVDPVPPPKIVFEDEEGQLKDGAQTSNSEGESDNGDIRASTTALHGSRENLDEESSEDPADTPENTEQSLKEGMSHKDDPAASTEELKHEIIQGVNRTSLDVHHRQLETRKQQLGTRPPVPLKYVSKVKCASLGDLLSESKVKVQNEPLQEPDLGSEINDLNELQNNIAWELEKTEARLQESLAADGSKGMLAGKSPQKGESPEEILNKALEKLRQANEVLQEVKNIKENRTEKNKRRKSC, from the exons GGTGTGAAGGAGGATAAAACCCAGCAGAAAGCTGCGAAGTTTGACGGGAAGGCTGGCTGGATTAAGAAATCCTATGGGAAGTTCCTGGATACATACAAGGACCGCTACATCCAGTTAGAGAAGACGCAGCTTCTGGTCTATGAAAATGAT GAAGAAAAGACTTGCATAGAAACAGTGGACTTGGAAAGCTATGATAAATGCCACGAATTAcgaagtgcttttaaaaagaaaaacaggctcATTTTAATTCGAGCTGCCAAGCCTGTAAATAAG GTACATGATATCAAATTCCAAGCTCCAAATCCTGAAGAGAAAGAAGCCTGGATCAAAGCCCTTTGTGATGGGATCAACAGAGCTAAAAATAAAGTCTTTGATCAG GTTAAGGTAGAAGGCTGTTCTTTAGAACATGTGACCCGCACAAGACCAAAAATGCAGCAATCACGAAGACCACCTACAAGAATACATATGAAGGAG CTGGCAACCTCTTCTTCAGATGGAATCCTGAGACTGGATCTTGACATTGTGGACAACACTCCCAATGGAAACCCCCCTGTTCCAAATGACAGAGCGGCTCTGTCTACAGAAACTGCCGATGAGGATTCAGCTCCCCCTCCAAAGAAGGTTTTCAAACCCCCAGTGCCTCcctcaaaagaaaacaaacccaaCCCTGAAGAAACTAAAGAGGAGTCAGAAGATGTTGAAACTGTAAAGCTGCCTGTGCCCCCTACCAAACCAGACAGCACTTCTAAAGACACGGTCAGCGAACATTCATCTCCTCCTTCTCCACCCGAGAAAGTGCTCAAGCCACCCATGCCTCCTTCCAAATTGAAGAAACCAAGCCCTCCAGCAACTGACGAAGAGATAGAAGATGCTCCTGCTCATAGCAGTCTTCCTGAAGACGCTTCTGAGAGCCCAACGCCTCCTACTAAACCAAGCAGCACTTCTGAAGATAAACCTCTCCCATCTCCACCCAGCAAAAATCTCAAGCCAGTtatgctttcaaaagaaaataaaccaagtCCTCAAGCTGGTGGCACAGAGGATTCTGCAGAAGTTCCTGTTGTTGCTCAGGATGGGACCTCAGAGCCTCTCTCTAAGGAAATTCAACCTATTAAAGAGAACCCTGAAGATGTTCCAGTTGCTAAAGTTGGTACCGTTGAGGAAACTGTGCAGCCTGCAACACCTCCTCCTAAACCAAAAGACCCATCTCCAGAAACTGTCAAAAATAACTCTGCCCCTCCTGATCCTCCTAAGAAGAAGCAGAAACCCCTTATGCCCCCTAAAGTAAATGCTTCTGTCCCACCAGAAACCAACATGGTTTCAGTAGATACCACACCTGCAAAGGAAGTTATGAAACCCCTTGCTTCTAAAGAAAATATTACAAGCCCGCCAGTAGCTAAAGAAAAGATAGAAGACACTCCTGTTTCAGAAGAAGTTCTGAATCCACCTGAACCAATTGTAGATGTTCTGCTTGCTCCAAAACCAGAGGGTTCATCTGTCACTCCTTCCCCTGTCGACCCAGTACCTCCTCCTAAGATTGTGTTTGAAGATGAAGAAGGGCAGTTAAAAGATGGTGCCCAAACCAGTAATTCTGAAGGTGAATCTGACAATGGTGACATTAGAGCTTCAACCACAGCCCTACATGGTAGCAGGGAAAATCTGGATGAGGAGTCAAGTGAAGACCCAGCTGACACACCAGAGAACACTGAGCAAAGCCTCAAGGAAGGGATGTCCCACAAAGATGATCCTGCTGCTTCTACTGAGGAACTGAAGCATGAAATCATTCAAGGTGTTAACAGAACATCTTTAGATGTTCATCACCGGCAACTAGAAACCAGGAAACAACAGTTAGGCACACGCCCCCCTGTGCCTCTGAAATATGTGTCAAAAGTCAAATGTGCTTCTCTGGGCGATCTGTTGTCCGAATCCAAAGTTAAAGTGCAAAACGAACCGCTTCAAGAACCCGATTTAGGGTCTGAAATCAATGATCTGAATGAACTGCAAAACAATATAGCCTGGGAACTTGAAAAAACAGAGGCGCGCCTTCAGGAATCCCTGGCAGCTGATGGAAGCAAAGGGATGCTAGCGGGTAAGTCACCGCAGAAAGGAGAGTCGCCAGAGGAGATCCTGAACAAGGCTTTGGAAAAGCTGAGGCAAGCCAATGAGGTCTTACAAGAAGTAaagaatataaaagaaaacagaacagaaaaaaacaaaaggaggaAAAGCTGTtga